The following DNA comes from Huiozyma naganishii CBS 8797 chromosome 8, complete genome.
TGAGAGTGGAACAAATGTCGTCTTTATTGattcttttctttgtcaAATCGGACAAGGCAAAGTGTGTCAAGCAAGTGGAGGGAGCCACCAAGAAAACAGGGTTTGGGGGGATGACAGGCAATAAGGGCGCAGTGTCGATTAGATTCAAATACAATTCCACTTCGTTCTGTTTCGTTAATATGCATCTATCTGCCGGGGTAGCCAACGTTGATGACCGTCGCAACGATTATGAAAGCATTTTGAATGGCATATCATTTACAAGATCGAACACTATTTCAAACCATGACTCGATCTTCTGGCTCGGAGATACTAATTATAGAATAAATTTACGAAATGAGGAGGTCAGAAAAGAACTAAAAAGTGGGAAAGAATCATTAACAAAATTGTTCCACTATGATCAGTTGGCGCAAGAGATGAAATCTGGTGCTGTATTTCAAGGATTCAATGAACCGGATGTAAAGTTCCAGCCTACGTACAAATACGATAATGGTACCAACACGTACGATTCGTCTGAAAAGGCGAGAACGCCTTCTTGGACTGACAGAATTGTTTACAAAGGTACAAATCTACACCCACTAGCATACTCTGACGCACCTTTGTTGATTAGTGACCATAAGCCGATTTATGGTGCGTATAGAGCGAAAGTAAAATCCACTaatgacgaagaaaaggTCAAGTTAACTAAACAGCTGTTCGAGAAGTACAAAGTGATGCATCCAGACGAAACAAGCAGTTTGAACTCCCAACTTCTCAATCTGGGCTTAGAAGGCGGGAGCAATGACATCTTGTCAAGAGAACTGCCTTCTACAATTCCAAGTAGTGTAAGCCTTTTGGACATGGGCACCGAGAGTAGCGTGAGCCCGTTAAAACAGACACCGACCTCTCTCTCGCCATCTCAATCCGTATCATCCATTCCTATTTCAAATTCAATACTACAGCCGCGGAGAAATCCTTCGGTCACCGCAGTGGCTTCTCCACCCgctgaaaaggaaaacGTTTCTTCGGCTAGCATCCTTGATCCTGCTATCGCAAAgccaaattcaacaaatgCATTTAGGAAACCATTGCttcgtcctcctccccCACCTGCCTTCGGAGACACCAACGTTGAAACTAATGGTAATAAACCTAGACAGGAGAATATACCTTCTGTTAGACCGCACGTTGGAAACACCAAACCGCAACAGTCTGCAAATGTATCCAAGTCGGTGGTAAAGAACACAGCACATTTTTCTTCGCCTCCTCCAGGATTCACTAGCTCAATGGTTCTGACACCAAAGAATGCAGCCAGTGGCTCGCAGACTTCATCAACTCCGGGCCCATCGGTTTCACCAGCGACGAAACCGCCCACCGACGGAATCTCGCAActaacaaaaacaaatctGGATGGAGACCGGTCATCATCGCAAAGCACATCTGTTGCCCCAGCTGCCCACTCTATGGACTCTTGGCAACCGCTTCAGCCCAAATAATGTGTGAATATAGATACGAAAGATACGCATCGGTAGAGAGGGAGAGTGCCTGCTTGTTtcctatatatatatatgatgTGTATTCACTAATGAGTATATGATATGATGCGCTACACATGTGTGCTGTCCTTAGGACGCTATAACTATTTCTTGTCGTTTATTTCCTGCTCCAGTTTGTAAATCTGTTTATCCACATCCTTAAGCGCGATGTCCATTCTGTCGATCTCCTCCTGTTCGAGTTGTCTCGAAAAGACGCATTGGTCGGATTTGTTCGGCGGTAGCAAGTTCCCTGGTTTCGTCATGAGCACTTGGAAGAACTGCTCGTTCGGTTCGTTGAACACAATCTCGTCGAAGAAGGACGCTTTGATGATGTGGTCGCCCTTCTCGTCGGTCCCCGACGTAATGTGGTTCCCCGGCGAGTCGTAAGGATGCAGCCGAAGTCGATGGTACAAACTCAGTGGTTTCTCGTTGGCAACATCCGCAAAGTTGATCTTGATATTGACGTCGAACTCCCCCCAGCCGGTCTCTGTCAACTCGAACGGCGGCGCGTTCACCACCCGCGTGTTGTTCGGGTACGTCTCGTGCAGCTTAAACACCACCTGCTTGATGTAGTACGAGACATCCTCGTTCTGAGGTGCCCTCACGAATATGGTCCAgaggtgtgtgtgttcCACTGGTGCATTCGGCGGCTTCTGATCACCCATCTTCTTCGCCGTATTTCCATACACGATCGGCCGTGACACGGACAGCGTCTTGATACGTTTCGCCACTGGTGCAGCCATGTCCCTTCTCCCTTCAGTGCACTGCTACTGTCGTCCACCTACTATCGCTCTAGTTCTTCTAACCGTTTCACTTTATACAAGCAATAGATCAATTGCAAACAAGTCACTGTTGTAAGGTAGGATTAGGACAACCAGGGCATCGAGACCGATGGTGTTAAAGACTGTATATATTGCGCGGCATGGGGACGTTATCAAGAGGGAGACCACTCCAGGAAGGGATGGAGAGGAGGAGGTGTTCCCGCCCACGGGAGTTCCAGGCGATTTCCCACTGTCTGCCACAGGCGTGTTGCAGTCGAGGGAGTTGGGGCACTACCTTCTGTCATTGGACACTCAACCGGAGGCGATACTGAGCTCCCCAGGGTATAGGACCGTGCAGACTGCTACTTTGGTGAACGATTTGCTGGAGGTCCCGCTATTCGTGGACACTGGGTTGAACACATGGGCGCAAGACGATggcgatgaagatgacgacGGTGCTGCGCAGCCTGCAGACGTAGATactttgaacaaactgtttAAGGATTCTGTCAAGGGCGACTGGGAGAGTTGTGTTCCCGCGGCTACATCTGCGGAGACGCAAGAGATACTGTTTGCAAGGTGCAAGTTGTTCTTAAGCAAGGTCGCCGAGCAATTGGATAAGCAGGTCCCCGATGCTGAGACTGTTCTACTGGTGACAGACGCTCCCGTGAAGGTCGCGCTCGGGTTGAACCTGCTGCGCTATGGACGCTGTATCGACTACCTGGACGACGAGGAACAGACCACGATACGGTCTGGGTACTGTTCCCTCGACAAGTACGAACTTGCGGTTAGGTACAatgaagaggaagacgaggaggacCAGATCGTGGTCCCCCTCACGGATCGTGAATGgcggatgacgatgaaCGGTAATACGGAATTCCTGAAATCCGGTGAGGTCGGCAACTGGTCATTTGACCGTGACTCTGTGGTACCTTCTGCGGATCGCGAGGGGTCCCCCGCAGATCCCGAGACAGAGACAGTGTACGTCAGCGTGGACTTGAATTCTGGGTCCTACAAAAACCGGCTGCAAATTGAGAAGAACGCTGTGATGCAGTACTCCGGCATGGATCAAGAGCGCCCTCTATTTCGGATCGGCGACAAGATCTACGAGGGATCCTGGGAACGCCTTGTCGGGACGGAATTTGCGTTCCCTGACGAGGCACAGCTGCACAGACGAACTGGGATGGAACGAGCTGAAACCGCGGCTGCTGTCACTGGCAACGGAGACTCCCCCGATGCGCTCCCAGAGCGACACCACAGCGCAGAGGACGGCTCGTCGGACAGCTCGGGCTTCTCTGACGATGAAGTCGCTGTCGCTACACCGGAGAAACGTGCGGAACGGCTGTACAGAATCAAGGACAGGCTGGTATTGCACAGTCTGAACGCAGTGTAAGCCGTTCCGCTTGTTGCGTTATACTCTGCGCAGATGTTAATACAAATTGTATTGAAAAAGAGCAGAGGCAGTATCAGCATTTAATGTTGCACTGACTGGTTCGCTCTGAGTGCATCACACAGATCCCCGGCTATACACTCGATTGCAATGCTGGGTACTGGATCCGAATACCAGGTGATTCTGGCGAGCAGTTCCCCCCGCCGCTACGAGATACTGTCCGATAACATTGGGATCAGAAACCTGCAAACGACTGTCCCCAGCTTCGAGGAGAACCTGGACAAACGGCTGTACGTGGGTCGCCCGCTCGATTACGTGAGGGACACGGCCCGAGGGAAAGCTTCGAGCATCGTGGCCGATCTCGCGAGTGGTCGGCTGGAATCGCTGCAGGGCTCCTCGAGCGGAGCACTGATCGTGTGTGCGGACACCGTTGTGATCGGCCCGGATGGCCAAGTGTATGAGAAACCGGGCACGCGGGAGAGGCAGTTGCAGTACCTGCACCGGTTCTGCTACGAGTCCGCGGGGCGGCCTGTCGTTGTGGCCACGGCGGTGGCCATTGTCAAGTGGCCCTGCGGTGGGACCATGAAAGAGCATTCTGTCCACACCTTCGAGGAGACCACGGAGGTGTACTTCGACGGAACAACCCCTCGGGACGTTATCGAGGCGTACGTTTCCTCGGGCGACGGGCTGCAAGTTGCCGGCGGGTTCAAGATCCAAGGTCCGGGAGGCGTGCTCATCAAGCGCATCAACGGCGACTACTACACGGTCGTCGGACTGCCCCTCAACGCGACGTTCCGCGCGCTGCTCGCCCTCCAGCGCTGACCTTCTTGCCTATTTGCCCTCTGCTCCACTGCTGCGTCT
Coding sequences within:
- the YAF9 gene encoding YEATS domain-containing protein YAF9 (similar to Saccharomyces cerevisiae YAF9 (YNL107W); ancestral locus Anc_2.170), with protein sequence MAAPVAKRIKTLSVSRPIVYGNTAKKMGDQKPPNAPVEHTHLWTIFVRAPQNEDVSYYIKQVVFKLHETYPNNTRVVNAPPFELTETGWGEFDVNIKINFADVANEKPLSLYHRLRLHPYDSPGNHITSGTDEKGDHIIKASFFDEIVFNEPNEQFFQVLMTKPGNLLPPNKSDQCVFSRQLEQEEIDRMDIALKDVDKQIYKLEQEINDKK
- the KNAG0H03450 gene encoding uncharacterized protein (similar to Saccharomyces cerevisiae YNL108C and TFC7 (YOR110W); ancestral locus Anc_2.169), with the translated sequence MVLKTVYIARHGDVIKRETTPGRDGEEEVFPPTGVPGDFPLSATGVLQSRELGHYLLSLDTQPEAILSSPGYRTVQTATLVNDLLEVPLFVDTGLNTWAQDDGDEDDDGAAQPADVDTLNKLFKDSVKGDWESCVPAATSAETQEILFARCKLFLSKVAEQLDKQVPDAETVLLVTDAPVKVALGLNLLRYGRCIDYLDDEEQTTIRSGYCSLDKYELAVRYNEEEDEEDQIVVPLTDREWRMTMNGNTEFLKSGEVGNWSFDRDSVVPSADREGSPADPETETVYVSVDLNSGSYKNRLQIEKNAVMQYSGMDQERPLFRIGDKIYEGSWERLVGTEFAFPDEAQLHRRTGMERAETAAAVTGNGDSPDALPERHHSAEDGSSDSSGFSDDEVAVATPEKRAERLYRIKDRLVLHSLNAV
- the KNAG0H03460 gene encoding nucleotide diphosphatase (similar to Saccharomyces cerevisiae YOR111W; ancestral locus Anc_2.168), with amino-acid sequence MLGTGSEYQVILASSSPRRYEILSDNIGIRNLQTTVPSFEENLDKRLYVGRPLDYVRDTARGKASSIVADLASGRLESLQGSSSGALIVCADTVVIGPDGQVYEKPGTRERQLQYLHRFCYESAGRPVVVATAVAIVKWPCGGTMKEHSVHTFEETTEVYFDGTTPRDVIEAYVSSGDGLQVAGGFKIQGPGGVLIKRINGDYYTVVGLPLNATFRALLALQR